Genomic segment of Panicum virgatum strain AP13 chromosome 9N, P.virgatum_v5, whole genome shotgun sequence:
AATTTGACCCATAGCATATCTACTCTCTTCAGATGATTGAAAGCAGTGCCCGTGGCGATGAGTATGAAGGGGTCATGTATTCACAGCTCGTATGTTGTTCTGCTCCTAATAATCATTCTGTTTACACTTTCCAGTTGCCCATGGATTTCTATCTCATATTTTGTGCTTTTGTCATTTTTTAGAATTTGATTGATCTAGCTGGATCTGAGAGCTCTAAGACAGAGACTACAGGGTTACGAAGAAGGGAAGGCGCATATATTAACAAGAGTCTTTTAACTCTTGGAACTGTAAGTTCTCCTTGCCAATCATATGTGACAACTCAGGATTGCTGGTATACTATCAGCAACTTAGACACCAACTCAGCTTCTTAAGAATTTGACCGTTGTGTAACTATTTCTATCAAAACATTTTCAATCTTAAGTTCTGTTGACTTGAACGTTTTTCTATTCAAAGGTCATTGGCAAGCTCAGTGAAGGGAGGGCAACACATATACCCTATCGTGATTCTAAGTTGACCCGTCTGCTACAGTCATCATTAAGTGGCCATGGTCATGTCTCAGTAAGTACTTACCTTTTCTGCCTCTCAGGGAACCATTCCTTTTGGTACTCGCTCCATTATTCTGGAGGaggcattgaagtagaccattAAAACCTCCTTCCGAAGTGGTCAGCTGATACACTTTTTTTTCATGCAGCTAATTTGTACAATCACCCCAGCATCCAGTAACATGGAAGAAACACATAATACATTGAAATTTGCAAGCAGAGCAAAACGCGTTGAAATTTACGCCTCTCGCAACCGGGTAAATATTTAGGCATACAAAACTGATTTCCTATGCCACCATTCTGGAAATGAATTAACATATATAATGATTTTGACTGCCCAGATAATTGATGAGAAGTCTTTGATCAAGAAGTATCAGAGAGAAATATCCTCTCTAAAGCAAGAACTCGATCAGCTAAGGAGAGGAATGATTGGCGGTGCTAGTCAGGAAGAAATTATGAGTTTACGTCAGCAGGTATGTCCTGTTTCCTTGATAGAACTGCACTTTTACATTGTTCTGTGCTCCTTGAAAATTTACCCTGTAGAATAATCATTGTGTTGGTAAGTTGATAAATGCTTGAAagtacttttctttctttcccttTTAGTTGGAGGAGGGTCAGGTAAAGATGCAGTCCCgtctggaggaggaagaggaagcgaAAGCTGCTCTAATGAGCAGGATACAACGCTTGACCAAATTAATACTTGTTTCCACAAAAAACAATATTCCTGCGTTAACAGATAGTCATCAGCGACAAAATTCTGCCAGTGAGCAAGATGTAAGTACTAATTGCTAAACTATTGTACATTTGCGTATATAGTTTTGCTgtacttttttcttcttctggaAATATGAATTGTCTCTGTATTTCAGAAGTTAAGCACTTCACAAGATAGTTCGACGCCTGTTCAAAATGAAGGCACCACAAAAGACCCCATATCATCTGCTTTGCCAGACTCATTGGATGAAATCAATCAATTAAGATCTGCCAGTGGGGAGCATTCTTCAATTACTGGTTCTGCACCAGATTCAATGCAGGTAGGTCAGCTGCCCATTCTGCCAAtgtttttgataaaaaaaacttaTTTGTAAGGTGTTTTCTATTGTTATTGTGGATGTTAGTAGTTGATAATGCACGGGATCACCACTGTGCAATGGGGGTAAGATGACATGGTTTGAAGGGTATTGGAAATTGGAATTGTGAAAGGGGGAGAAAGTACTCTAAATTGAGTTAAAGAGAACTTTTGGTAGATACATAATTTATTCTTGCTAAATTAACAATTATTAGTCAAGTGAGAAACAGCTTCCAGGTGAAACAATTAAGAATCCCTTTTACAGAGGCGGACAGACCACCTTGACTCAACTCAGAAGCAATTTCTATGtgaatgagtttttttttcaactctGATTCTTTAACTTGTAATATACAATATGTGGCTGATTATTTATAGGTATGAAAGAATATCTGTTCCTGATGCAATTCTTCCATTACCATCGGCTGGACCATCTGGTCAATATTCAGTGGCATCTGTAAAATTTGGCTGTTCATGAAAGACAATCAATGGACAGAACATTTCCATGCTAAATTAGACTTTATTCTACATTGAGCAGGCTTTTTTTGCCTTATTATTGGTTATAATTTATTGTGCTTGGCATATCAGGCGGGTTTCACGGCATCAGATCAAATGGATCTACTAATTGAGCAAATTAAGATGCTCGCTGGGGAGGTTGCATTTGGTACCAGTTCGCTGAAAAGATTAATCGAACAATCAATAGATGACCCTGAAGGGACAAAGGACCAGGTATTCCCCTGACtgaatcatttttttttgtttttacctTTTCATCAGTACCAATCTTGTTCCATTTGAGGACGTAGCAGTGATTATCTGTACAGTATATGTTACTTCTGGAAAGAAATCAATAGCTGGACAAATAGCAAAGCACATGAAACTTGGAAGCAGCAAGCAGACATAAAGCATGAGAATTAACTGTTTACTGTTCACATGCATGACATGCCAAATAACATTCCCCGTAGCTGGGTTCTGCAATCTATTTTTATATACATTGTATAGTTGCTCATAATATTGACATACATCTTTATAACAGATAGAAAATTTAGAACGTGAAATTCAGCAAAAGAGAAGGCACATGCGATCCCTGGAACAACAAATCATGGAAAGTGGTGAGGCATCAGTTGCTAATGCTTCCATGGTGGATATGCAGCAGGTAATACGTCCAGCATCTGGTATTCCCTCTTAATTGTTTCATTTTTTTGCCTTCTGTAGTAACATGTTTTCTTTTGTGAAAACAGACTATTTCAAAACTGACAGCTCAATGCAGTGAGAAGGCTTTTGAGTTAGAGGTGATCTTTTGAACTTCTACCGTGATTTCTATCAAACTCAATTACCCGGAATGGCTTTTTAACAATTGTCTTGTGTTTTTTTGAGACAGTTAAAATCAGCCGATAATCGTGTCCTTCAGGAGCAGCTACAGCAGAaggttctctctctctttctctctcaataGTATTATTTCACTTTAAAATCTTCAGGTTGGCAAAAGTTTGATCCAAAAACTTTGCTAATTGCAGAATACGGAAATCAATGATTTACAAGAAAAAGTTCTTCAACTTGAGCAACAACTCTCAGTAAAGGCTGACAGACCCCCTGAGCAGGAGACAAATTACATACAGCAGGAGAATAATTACACACAGCAGGAGACTATTGATTTGAAATCTAAACTTCAGTCCAAGGTTCTCTTACTGATCCTTGCATTGTCTGTTTTCTTTCAACTGAATTTCTTTCCATGCATTTTAGTTAACACTCTTGTAGTTTCTTTCATTCTGAATTTTGGCATCTTGCACAGAGCACAGTATACCTACCTGTATAATTTGTGGCAGTCTTCAATATAGAATAGCCATGATTAGGTTTGCTGACCAGTATAGATCATCGCTCATCTTTCACCAAATTTCCTGCTTCACCCTTCCTGTGGTTCTAGTAGATAGAAATTCTACGCATGTTCCTTAGATGACTGTAGGCCAAAGGGCCTCTAGCTGAGTTGGTTAGAGGAACCCAACggcactcctcaggtcctgggtacgactccccgtgggagcgaatttcaggctgaggttaaaaaaatcccctcgtctGTCCCATAGTGCCAAAGCACAGGTCTAAGGCCCAGCCCCGGTCGTGGTCGTCTCACATGGGCTACGGTGCCGCTGTGTAAGGGTGGGGCCgaggttcggggattttcttggCCGGTGTGAGACGGTCTTCTCTATCATACAATACCGCGGGGGCGGTCATTCCCTTgccggccgagttttttttctTAGATGACTGTAGGCAACTCTGCAACTGCATACTGTTTATGCTTGGTTTATCTTAAATTCAAGTAATCAAGTTAACCAACTTTGCCTATGTACTTTAACAGGAAGCTGAGATCGAAAAGTTGAAATACGAGCACCTGAAAATTACTGAGGAACATCATGACTTGATCAATCAAAACCATAAGTTAAGCGAGGAAGCTGCGTATGCAAAGGAATTGGCATCTTCAGCTGCTGTTGAACTTAAGAATTTGGCTGAAGAAGTTACAAAGCTATCTGTACTAAATGCGAAGCAGGCAAAGGAGTTATTAATTGCTCAGGAGATGGCACATTCAAGGGTTCATGCTAGAAAGGGTCGTACAACTAGTAGGGGCAGGGACGAGGTTGGGACATGGAGCCTAGATTTAGAGGACATGAAGATGGAGCTACATGCCAGAAGACAAAGGGAGGCTGCTCTGGAAGCTGCTTTGGCAGAGAAGGAGCTTCTTGAAGAGGAGTACAAGAAAAAGTTTGACGAGGCAAAGAAAAAGGAATTATCTTTGGAAAATGATCTAGCAGGCATGTGGGTTCTCGTTGCTAAGTTGAAGAGAGGGGCTTTAGGCATATCCGATTTGAATGTTGATGATCGGTCAGTTAACCTAGCTGATATAACTAATGGCACAAAGGAAAACAAAGTTGACAAGAATTTCGGTCTAGTTGAGAAACAAATTTCAGATGATACTATGAAGTCACTGACCGCAGAAGAACATAGAAGCCCGGAGTTTGAACCACTTCTTGTTCGTCTGAAGGTATATACATTCTTTTGATTATACATATTCATTAGTTTTTAGAGTAGGGTGTGCTATCAACTTGCTGTAACTTTAACTTGTCATGTAAAGCACAACAATAAATTATAACAAATGATAGTAGATTGGGGGCTATATACTAGATTTCTAGATCTGAACTGGTGTTGAATTATAGCTATCTACTTTCAGATCTAGTGGTTATATACTTGTATCTGAACCACTATTTGAATTTGCTCCATCATTGATATTGGTGGTTCAATTAGTAAACTCATTAAATCAAGTGACTGTTGCTGCTGGATTGTCAATAATGCTGAGTGATAAGTGCCACTTGCGAACCTAATAAATTCTTCTGCGCGCAGGCTAAAATTCAGGAGATGAAGGAAAAGGACTCTGACCCCTTAAATGACAAAGATGGAAATTCACATGTCTGCAAAGTATGCTTTGAATCTGAAACCGCTGCAGTATTGCTTCCTTGCCGTCATTTTTGCTGTAAGCAACTGCCTCCATTGGCGAATTGCTTTCATGCATTGAAGTTGGTGACATTTCATTCTGACTAAACGCATGTGTTTCCTCCTTTTTTCAGTGTGCAAGCCCTGCTCGCTTGCTTGTTCAGAGTGCCCTCTGTGCCGCACTAGAATCGCAGACAGGATAATCACCTTCAC
This window contains:
- the LOC120688431 gene encoding kinesin-like protein KIN-7K, chloroplastic isoform X1, translating into MSSRPSSSSSRRSSSPFSAGHRRPPTASSSSTSYFSSGRLIPRSSPSSVSSSFYGGGGGGSSRSTTPGRRRSSVAPAPEPAPALAPVPFPSADELVIEDTSRSGDSISVTIRFRPLSEREFQRGDEISWYPDGDRLVRCEYNPATAYAYDRVFGPSTTTEAVYDVAARPVVKGAMEGINGTVFAYGVTSSGKTHTMHGDQNCPGIIPLAIKDVFSMIQESPGREFLLRVSYLEIYNEVINDLLDPTGQNLRVREDAQGTYVEGIKEEVVLSPGHALSFIAAGEEHRHVGSNNFNLFSSRSHTIFTLMIESSARGDEYEGVMYSQLNLIDLAGSESSKTETTGLRRREGAYINKSLLTLGTVIGKLSEGRATHIPYRDSKLTRLLQSSLSGHGHVSLICTITPASSNMEETHNTLKFASRAKRVEIYASRNRIIDEKSLIKKYQREISSLKQELDQLRRGMIGGASQEEIMSLRQQLEEGQVKMQSRLEEEEEAKAALMSRIQRLTKLILVSTKNNIPALTDSHQRQNSASEQDKLSTSQDSSTPVQNEGTTKDPISSALPDSLDEINQLRSASGEHSSITGSAPDSMQAGFTASDQMDLLIEQIKMLAGEVAFGTSSLKRLIEQSIDDPEGTKDQIENLEREIQQKRRHMRSLEQQIMESGEASVANASMVDMQQTISKLTAQCSEKAFELELKSADNRVLQEQLQQKNTEINDLQEKVLQLEQQLSVKADRPPEQETNYIQQENNYTQQETIDLKSKLQSKEAEIEKLKYEHLKITEEHHDLINQNHKLSEEAAYAKELASSAAVELKNLAEEVTKLSVLNAKQAKELLIAQEMAHSRVHARKGRTTSRGRDEVGTWSLDLEDMKMELHARRQREAALEAALAEKELLEEEYKKKFDEAKKKELSLENDLAGMWVLVAKLKRGALGISDLNVDDRSVNLADITNGTKENKVDKNFGLVEKQISDDTMKSLTAEEHRSPEFEPLLVRLKAKIQEMKEKDSDPLNDKDGNSHVCKVCFESETAAVLLPCRHFCLCKPCSLACSECPLCRTRIADRIITFT
- the LOC120688431 gene encoding kinesin-like protein KIN-7K, chloroplastic isoform X2 — translated: MSSRPSSSSSRRSSSPFSAGHRRPPTASSSSTSYFSSGRLIPRSSPSSVSSSFYGGGGGGSSRSTTPGRRRSSVAPAPEPAPALAPVPFPSADELVIEDTSRSGDSISVTIRFRPLSEREFQRGDEISWYPDGDRLVRCEYNPATAYAYDRVFGPSTTTEAVYDVAARPVVKGAMEGINGTVFAYGVTSSGKTHTMHGDQNCPGIIPLAIKDVFSMIQESPGREFLLRVSYLEIYNEVINDLLDPTGQNLRVREDAQGTYVEGIKEEVVLSPGHALSFIAAGEEHRHVGSNNFNLFSSRSHTIFTLMIESSARGDEYEGVMYSQLNLIDLAGSESSKTETTGLRRREGAYINKSLLTLGTVIGKLSEGRATHIPYRDSKLTRLLQSSLSGHGHVSLICTITPASSNMEETHNTLKFASRAKRVEIYASRNRIIDEKSLIKKYQREISSLKQELDQLRRGMIGGASQEEIMSLRQQLEEGQVKMQSRLEEEEEAKAALMSRIQRLTKLILVSTKNNIPALTDSHQRQNSASEQDKLSTSQDSSTPVQNEGTTKDPISSALPDSLDEINQLRSASGEHSSITGSAPDSMQAGFTASDQMDLLIEQIKMLAGEVAFGTSSLKRLIEQSIDDPEGTKDQIENLEREIQQKRRHMRSLEQQIMESGEASVANASMVDMQQTISKLTAQCSEKAFELELKSADNRVLQEQLQQKNTEINDLQEKVLQLEQQLSVKADRPPEQETNYIQQENNYTQQETIDLKSKLQSKEAEIEKLKYEHLKITEEHHDLINQNHKLSEEAAYAKELASSAAVELKNLAEEVTKLSVLNAKQAKELLIAQEMAHSRVHARKGRTTSRGRDEVGTWSLDLEDMKMELHARRQREAALEAALAEKELLEEEYKKKFDEAKKKELSLENDLAGMWVLVAKLKRGALGISDLNVDDRSVNLADITNGTKENKVDKNFGLVEKQISDDTMKSLTAEEHRSPEFEPLLVRLKAKIQEMKEKDSDPLNDKDGNSHVCKCASPARLLVQSALCAALESQTG